A genomic window from Nicotiana sylvestris chromosome 11, ASM39365v2, whole genome shotgun sequence includes:
- the LOC104220065 gene encoding uncharacterized protein, translated as MNDQVAEHVAPLVPENSNRENPASNAQRVIPAPFPQRLVKQKKADQYKKFMEMLRQIQLNIPLMDALREMPAKMMKDLMSQKFDFQDLSTVTLTQTCSTVMAKRMAQKMSDLGSFTIPCTIGSYAFAKALLKRPTGILDDVLVQVGKFVFPADFVILDCQVDEEIPFILGRPFLATGRALIDCETGELKMRLNDEEVIFNVQKSMRSPSEYANCSLVEVVDVILQ; from the exons atGAATGACCAAGTTGCAGAACatgtggcacctcttgtgccagaaaaTTCTAACAGAGAGAATCCAGCAagcaatgcacaaagggtgatacctgcACCCTTCCCTCAGAGACTGGTCAAACAAAAGAAGGCAGACCAATACAAGAAGTTCATGGAGATGCTGCGtcaaattcagttgaatattccttTGATGGATGCCTTGAGGGAGATGCCTGCCAAGATGATGAAAGATCTAATGTCACAgaagtttgattttcaggatcTATCCACTGTAACTCTAACACAGACCTGCAGCACAGTGATGGCAAAACGGATGGCTCAAAAGATGTCGGACCTAGGTAGCTTCACTAttccatgcacaattggaagttatgcctttgcaaaggcgttgt TGAAGAGGCCCACTGGtattcttgatgatgtgttggtgcaagtgGGGAAGTTCGTGTTCCCTGCAGACTTTGTTATCCTGGATTGTCAGGTGGATGAGGAGATACCCTTTATTTTAGGGAGACCATTTTTAGCCACTGGGAGAGCACTGATCGACTGTGAGactggggaattaaaaatgagattGAACGATGAAGAAGTTATATTCAATGTTCAGAAATCTATGAGGAGTCCTAGTGAATATGCTAATTGCTCTCTAGTGGAGGTCGTGGATGTAATCCTGCAATAA